A region of the Stieleria neptunia genome:
CTTTACCAGCGTGTCCAGGTTTTCGTACAACACCAAATGGTACAGGTACAAGCCGTAGCTGATCGTTCCCAGACTGACCAGGTATCGATTGCGAAACACCGCCAGCGGCCGGGTTCCGGTCATGCACACGAACAGTCCGATCACGCCGAAATAGGCCAGGCTGATGACGGCAACCGGCAGGGACAGTTGCAAGTATTCGCCGCCGGTCAACGCCGGGTTGTTCCGGCACAAAATCCAGTACATCGCCGCATAGACGATGAAGCTAACCGAGGCGATCGACGCGTAGCAAACCGCCTGACGCTCACGTTTGACCGACCGAGTGCGAAGCATGACCCAAGCCAAAATCGCACCCAGAGCCAGGCTGTCGGTATGTCCCAGTAACACGGTCTTGGGTAAACCCTGGCTGCGCAACAGAATCGGCAACACGACGAACAGCCCGGCAAGCCACCATTTCGAGCGGCCCCGAAGCAGCAACAGTGCGGCGGGCCAAAAGAGATAAAACTGTTCTTCGATCGCCAACGTCCACGTGTGGCCCAATGCCAGGTCTACCGGCGGAGTTTCCCCGCCCCAGTACTGATGGATGTTTTGCAGATAGACCAAGTAGTAACCAAACCCCGACGTGTCGGCGGGCGTGGCGCGGATCAAGTTGACGGCGTACGCCATCAGGATCACCAGATAGTAGAGCG
Encoded here:
- a CDS encoding acyltransferase family protein encodes the protein MESTKPTTTAPYIVELDALRGIAAMAVLCCHLPRGFWFGATGVDLFFVLSGFLITGIIQRNLDQPQFLRAFYWRRSLRILPLYYLVILMAYAVNLIRATPADTSGFGYYLVYLQNIHQYWGGETPPVDLALGHTWTLAIEEQFYLFWPAALLLLRGRSKWWLAGLFVVLPILLRSQGLPKTVLLGHTDSLALGAILAWVMLRTRSVKRERQAVCYASIASVSFIVYAAMYWILCRNNPALTGGEYLQLSLPVAVISLAYFGVIGLFVCMTGTRPLAVFRNRYLVSLGTISYGLYLYHLVLYENLDTLVKFRWKMGDPWWLDVTKVIVSLAVAALSWRFFEQPILRLKDRFRYNDESVVANQRTPSLAAHGSSGS